The genomic DNA GGGTGACTGCGCTCCCCACGGCGGCCCCAGGCCTGACGGCGGACACACGGCCCATGCCACACGCACTCCGGGAGGGGGTCAGAGCCGGGGCGGCGTCCTGCAAGTGTCCGGATGTGCCCCATCATAGGCGCCCAGCCCGGGGGACCAGCCAGGTGTGTCCTGAGGAGCGGTTTCGGGGGGCAGGGGTAACAACCTCACGGCATCAGGTTCCAGCGGAAAtccagcaagtgggggaggggagcccaagcccctgtgcagggcaggggcggcAGGTGGAGGGGTCTGCCACCCTGTATTCCGGGTAGAAGCCGGCCTTCGAGGGGCCTCTGAGACGAAGGCTCCGcgctgccccctctccccagccgGAAAGACCCTCCTCGCTGGGCCCACTGCCTCCTGACCACCTGGACCCAGACCTTTGGAGGCTTCTAGCTCCTTCCAGCTTGGTCCAAGGGCCCGAGACCCGAGCCACCTCTCCTCCTTCACCCCTGTCtaccctctttccccctctccccacctgacCCACCTCACTCCCGCTCACCCCTCCCACCTCACACcgcctctcccctcaccccacctctccctcctcacctcacCTCTCCCGGGCTCAcgccccactcccccccccaagTCTCCCCCCCGACCTACGTTCCCCCAGCCTCAGAAGCTCCAACCCGAGTCTCCACCCCCGGGGACTACAGACACACCAGACTAtctcctgcctccagctctgcgCCTGAAgtgccctcccctctgctccccttcAAGGCCCCCCTGCAGGCactgccacccccgcccccggcaggTGGCTCTGGAAGGTCCAGGAGTCACGACACCTGAGTGTTCCCCACTCCGGGCTAGGAGTCCTTGAGGACGGACACCTCGCTGTCCCTTCTCTGCCGCCCTACTCCCAGCCTGGCAGACGGGGGTGCTCAGAAGCGGAAGTGGGAACAGGACAGAAGGGGCAACAGGCCGGGCCCGCGGGCCGACCCCAGCTTGTGTCGTGCGCTGCAGAGGGACGGCTCTGGCCGAACCCGGGCGCCATGGGCAAACCCCCGTGTCAGGAGGAGTGGCCCCAGGGGCCCCGGGGGGCAAGCAGCCGGCTGTGTCTGCAGAGGTGGGCGCTGCCGGGCCCCCGGGAACTACGGCCACACCTCAGGCTCCCGGGACCCACCCGAGCCCGTGGTGCCGGGGGCCTCCTGGAAGCCTCGCTGCCCCCGCGCCTTGGCTCTGTGTCTGGCGGGGGGACGACGGTCACACCGCAGGCCGCTCGCGGTGTGGGCTCCCACACGTGTCGGGGTAGCTGGCCGCGTGAAGCACACGCCCCGCGGGCTGGACAGGCCTCTGCGGCACACAGGGCTCTGTCATCCCAGGAATGCCTTTGATCAGGAGTTTATGCAGAGGGGGACTCGGACCCAGGGCCTCTAATCCGTTCCCACAGTCCCCTGGCCCACCGGCCCCCCGGCCCCGAGCCACACTGCGGCCCGGCAGACAATAGCTGGCGGACGGTGGGCGGGCAGCTCCGGGCCGAGGGCCTTGAGGCCCACATCCGGGGGCATTGTCACCACCACTCCCAGGGGCCCAcaaggaggttgggggggggagaaatATGAAGCCCTCCTAAAGGGGCTTCGGTGGGCCTCGAGCCTCTCAAAGAAGGCCGCGTCCGTTAATCCTTTTAATTTTCCGCTGCAGGCAGCGCAGACGGGCCAACGTCTCAGTCTTCTTAAGAGCCAGCGGGCCAACCTGGGGGATCACTGCGCGCCTCAGACCCCGGCCCTCCGAGGGCTTCCTTCTCCGTCCGGCACGGGAGGGTAACAGCTCAGACGCCCCAAGCGCGAGCTGCAGACCAGGCACTGGGCCCGCCTTACAGCCTCCCCAGCTCTTGAAACCACTGGTGAGCGGGCCCTGCGTTCCCACAGCTACAAGCTTCTCCATCTTGGGGGCCAAGCGTGGGCAGAGTCCACACAAAGGGCCAGAGCCGGTGGCTGCGGCTCCGCCGGCCACGTGTCCTCCGTCCCTCTCGACTACGCCCCTGGGCAGAAGCGGGCGCGGACGACGGTAAATGAATGAGCACGGCCGCGTGCCAGCCGGGCCTCGTGGGCCCCGACGGGCAGTGGGCCGCACAGGGGCCGAGGGTGGCGATTTTCAGCCTCCTGTTGTAGATGAGGAGACCAGGGCCCGGAGAGGGGAAGCGACGGGGCCTGGATCACACAGCCAGGAACCGACCAAGTCAGGCCCAGGGGCCAGATCGTGTGTCCGAAGCCCGCGCTCCTGTCCGCTGGCTCGGCCACCTTGCAGAGAAGGGCACAGTCTTCAAAAGCGGGCCTGAAGAAAACGCACGAAGCTTCGCGTGACGGCCAGCACGTGCGCTTGAAGCTCAGCTCCGCCAGGAGGCCCAGCGGCCGAGGCCACGTCCACCCCCGTGCCAGGCTTCTGTCCGTGGTCCCCAGAGTCAGGGCGGTGTCCTGGCCGGCGAGCCAGGCTGCCCTCCTCCGGGCAGCGGACGTGCGAGGTGACCCACGGCGGTTTAGAGAGCACGCTCACACACGCGCGGGCCTGCGTCCGTGAGCACGCGTGTCTGGGCGTAAAAGGCCTGGGGGCTGGATCTCAGCTCTGcaacctttccctctctgagcttcaactttctcacctggaaaatgggaataagtgTGTCCAGGAGAACGGATGCCGGacggagggcagggtggggtctGCACCCTGCTCGGCATCTGAGGCCTGGCCCAGCCCGGACCTGGAGCTCAGTAACCTCAGCCCGGTGCTTTCGGGAGGTGAGGGCTAGATGGCCCGAGGGTGTGAGGTACTTAGCACGGCGCCCGACACAGTCATGCTCAGTAGAGGCCATCATCAGCCCGTGCGTCACCCGGGTGTGGAAAGACAGACCCCCAAACCCAACGGTGGCTCTCTGGGTGGCAGCAGCAAGGCCACACTTGCTTCGTCTTTGGGCTCATAAAGGGGACAGTTGCCGTTCTTCGCACCAGCCCCAATCCCCCCACCCGGTGCCGGTCCTTCTGCTCTGTGGTGTGGGTGAGAGTGACCCCATCCCCAGCTCCAGGACAGGCCCAGATGGGCTCAAACCCAACAGCACATctgcccgcccccgcccaggGGTGGTGGTGTTGAAGGGTGGCAGGCTCGAGGGTAAATGCGGAGTCTAACAGAGCCAATGACACAGGGAGAGAGGTTTCCTGGGGCTTCTGAAAAAGGGAGCCCTCCCCTGTCCTCCACGGGACCCTGGGCACCGGGGCGGCTCTCCCACCACCCTGTGGGAGCTGCTGTGGGCCTTGGGGTGGCATCTAAGCTTGAAGCAGGTCTTATGGGAAACCAGAAAGAAGGTACCAGCTCTCCGGACAAGCTGCTGGATCGAGCCTTTCCTGAAGCCAGTGAGAGCCCTTTTGTTCCAGGAGACCATCGCTGTCCTTTACTGTTTAAGTCAGTCTGATATGGCCATCCTGTCATTTGGTTTTCAAGGATTCTTACCCCCAGCAGTGTCCATACGTTTTCTGCCTTTCCTGGATTTAATGTGTTGCCGATATAAATGCTGGGGCTGAGCtgtggaggctggaggtctgaaACCAAGGTGTGGGACGGCCcatgctctctccctgcctccagtggCTGCTGGCACTCCTGGTCTTCTCCATCTTAGGGCTGCGACCTCGGCCCCGCCTGCGTGTCTGCCTCACACGGCATCTCCTCCCCGTGCGTCCCCCCTCCTCATTGAGGCCGGTCACTTGGGTGGGACCCATCCCCCCTCGTGCCTTAATCGCACCTGCCGACACCCTACTTCCAAATCAGGCTGCATCCACAGGTACCCGGGGCGAGCACTGCAGCACAGCTCtttgtgggggacacaattcaacccacgaCAGACGAGTCAGAGCTCGCAAACCGGGGGGCAGGTTCAGCGAGCACCCCGCCATTCCGGGGGCACTCCCCCACTGCTACGGCACATGCTCGCTGAATCCTGGTGGGAAAGACGGAGCCGACCTGTCACTGAGCCTTGGGTTCAGCGAGCGCTCCCGGGTGCCTGCGCTCCCTGGCCCATCACTCTTGAGCAGCGCAAACAAGGTCACGTTCGGGAATCACCCACGACGGAACCTCTGGACCCGCCACCCAAGGCCCCGCTGATCTGCTACAGCGCCCGAAGAGACGCGGCCAAAGTGTGGTCTCCACAGGGGTCCCCAAGGGACAAACGGCAAGCACCTTGATgctggtgggggtagggggaggtgggggggggggaggctttaATCAGGCACGAAGAAGAGAGTTAGAAGCCCCCGAAGTTAGGAGTGAACTTCCTATTCGGACAATGAATCTGCAAAGCCCCAGCGGGGCCACTTAGTCAACTCAGACAAGCCACTGACCCTTTCGTGGCAGGGCCCTCAACTGTGGGACTCGTACCCTGTAAGGAAATGAACATCGCGCCCACTCTTCTCTGGTCAACAGTACTTGCTTGGTGACTTGAGTTTCCTGAGTCAGAGACCAGCTGCCCACTTCATTCATCCAGGACTGGGACTGATCTAGGAAGGAGGATGAGCTCCAGGCTAACTCATTTTTGGTTACCTCCATATTCCACTGCTGTTCACAAGCACAGCGGGAGATTCTCCGTGGCGCTGAGGTCCGATGAAAATTCACAAAAGCAGTGGGATGAAgggcacctcctccaggaagccttccctgcccaccttcccGTTCCCTTATACTGAACACCCCACCCCACCGACAGGCTCCCTGAGCGTCTCTGAATTCTTTCCTCACCCCtggggagagaaaaagtgagatgAATACGACGTAAGTAAGAAGTGAAAAGTGGCACTCTTTTAGGCAGCAGGCATTGCCCTAGGTCCCGATCACTCACATTCCAGAATTCGATGAAGCAGCTCCAGGTGAAACGCCTTCTTCTCTCCCAAGTCCTAAGTCAGCAGTCTTTCCCAGCAGCCATGCGGGTGGCTGCTATGGGCTGAATGGTGTCCCCAGAATTTCCGACGTTGATGCCCTGACAGAGGGTCTGTATCTGGAGATGGGTCTTCACAGAGGTGATTATGGTAACATGCTCACCTTAAGGCAAGGGTGGGCCCTGATCCCGTGTGACCggggtccttgtaagaagaggggatcaggacacagacacgcacagagggaCGGCCCTGTGAGGACACGGAGAGGACGGCCGTCCACACACAAGGGGAGAGGCCTTGGGAGGCCTGGTCCTGCCCACGCCTGGACCTCGGGCTCCAGCAtccaggatggggggggggggggggggggggaggggggcggggacaggaCATGTCTATTGGCTGAGCCTCAGTCCACGGTGTCTGTTATGGTGGCCCCAGTGGGCTAATGGTGGCACAAAACATGATGGGGGTTTCCAACAGGAAAGAGGGAGCAGGCCAAAGCCTTGGGGGAACAATGAACCcaccagaaagaaacaaaacccaagccGGACAGCTCCCAAACTCAAGGCCAACACGGACAAAGGTTAACATCCGAGAGAACTAGGTGCCCAGGACAGGATCGGATGGGACGGGGGAACACAAGCAGGAAACCTTGCCTGTGAACGGAAACCCAACCCCAACAGCCTTGAACTCGGGGACATTCGTCAGCTCATGTAACGTCAAGTCCAGAAGCAATGCGGCTCAGGGGCTGGCCGTCAGCTGCTCGGTGCCACCAGGGCCGGGTCCTCGCCGGCTCCTGCCACACCATGCCCAAGTGTGGTTTCGTCCGTAGCCAGGTGCAAGTCTCCTGCCGCGATTCCAGGGGTGGGTCACGTCCACGGGACAAGAGTTCCATGGGACAGCTTCCGAAACAGATATGTTCTCTCTGGAGCGCTATAACCTTTCCCAGGAAGCCCCAGAAGACTTCCACTCGCGTCTCATCAGCCGAGGGGAGCCATGCTCACGCCTGAACCAGTCAGTGCAGATGACATCCCCTGGCACGGAGCGCAAGCGTCAAGGTGGCCTGGGTCTGTGCCATAATCAAGGAGCGTCCGAGGCGGCCAAGGGTTCCCAGACACCGGGTCCAGTTGTCTGCGAAGGAGCTGGGCGGGCACGGGGGCAGCCCGGGTCCAGAGCCTCTGAAGGAAACGGGGGAGGCAGCTCAGCCTCCCGTgcggagagggaagagggaaaggccGCCTTTGGCCCACGCTAACACCCGCGGCGGGAGAGGCTGACAGAGAGGGACACGGCGGGTCTGGGCAGGGGAACAGTAGGCACTGCGGACAGGTGGCCGGGCCCGGGGCGGCGGGAGCTGACCCTTCCCAAACATCACAGGGCGCTACTCTCTCCCAAGAACCACCTGTCCGTGTTTTAAGGAGGCGCGTGGACAGAAACACGGCAGGAAGCTGCGCCCGGGCCGACTCCATGCCTCCCTGCTTTTGTACCTAAATCCCAAATACCAGAAAGTAGTTGATTTGCTGGATGTCACATTACAAACAGGACCAGAAGGCCTTCTGCTTTGCAATCTATTTATTCTGCTCTCCGCTTGTAACAGTAATACATTATCAAAACAGAACACTCAGAAAACAGTCCCCCAGGGAAAACCACCAAAGCCCCCCATCCCACCGGCGAGGGACGCCCGCGGTCGGTGTCTGTGGCCGCAGGGTCCGGCCGCGAGGCGGTGCACGAGCAGGCGAGCGCCCCGGAAGCCGGCTGGGGCGGAGACAGGGACGTGCGCGGTGACGCTCCCGCCTGCGACAGCGTGGCAGGCTCGAGCCCGAGTGTCCACCTTCACCAGCTGAAGCCACCTCTCCGGTCCTCAGCACACTCGCCAGGGCAACGGAaccagaggaaagaaaacagccaGCACCCCGCTCCTTCGAGGCCCCCCGGCCTCGGGTCTCTCGGCAGGCTCTCACGACCACCGGCCCGGGTGGCACGACAGCCGTCGCTAAGACGCTCTGGAACGTATTTAAAAACCGGGACGATTCGCGGTTACCCCTTATCAATCTCACGAGTCACTTTCGGCCGCACTGCCGCGGACAGGAGCAGGCGGGACCTGCCGGcaaccctgccccccaccccccgggggtGCGCAGACGCACGGGCAGAGGGACGCCCAGGAGCCACGACCTTGCGTCACCTGCTCCAGCAATCCAGACCTCACGGTGTATTCGGATGCCCGCCAGGTAcgggcagaaggaaaaggaactcGTACGACAGGAAAACACAGCGTCCTCAACGTAAGGCTCCCAAACTTTCTGCGTACGCACGACAGTGGCCTGACATCTAGTCCTTGAAGTATCTTCCCCTTACCCACGCTCAACGCTGCAAAGCCCCATTCCGATGCAGAGAGAGGCCGTGCGAAGAGCGTGTCCAGGCTCCCTCGGAACCCGCTCCGAGCCAGGTGCCCACGTCAGCCGGTCGTGGTGGACTCCCCAGCGGGGACCTGGGCACACCGGGCCCGAGAGCAGCGACCCTGCTCCATGGCTGCGAAGGCGCGTTCCAGGGCAGGCAGCACCAGACGGCGGTGACAGGCGGGCGCAGGACGGAGCCCCAGCTCTGCTTGCCGGGCGCCCTTGGACCGGGCAGTCCCCGCGGGTctcggtctcctcatctgtgaagtgggatcACTGAAGGGATTAACCGGAACAGGGGAAGCACATCACCCGGCGCTGGCACATCTTACGGGTCAACGAAGGTCACTGTGCTGGGCACGCCGCCGCCATCTCCCGTCAGGCCAGCCGTGGTGCTCTCGGCTGTTAAAGACCTGTTCTTCTGAGTGCTGATTTCAGGCTCGGGGGGGGAAATCGCAGCCAGGGCCACCCCCAGTCTAGAACCGGCCGGGCCCGTCCACTGGAGGGGGCCGCAAGGCCAGCGGACCCTGCACCGCAAGGGAGAGGCCTCCCGAGGCCGGGGGGGGACCCGCTCAGACCGCAGCGTGGACGGGACCCGACAAAGGCCGGGCCTGTGTAGAGGGACCGCGGGGGGAGCATCGAGGCGACACAGGAGGCCCCTAGGGAGAAGGAAGCCCTTTCACCGCCCGAACTGGATCCCTCCCCCCAGAACAATGAATACTCCATCATTGTTTTGCCTTGAATcacatttttaaacacttaacaTACGGACATCTGTTCCTTGATGTTTCGTCTTTGTTCATCTGTCATCCTCAAAATGAAAGTCCAGAACCTTCCGCACTAATTTTAAAGTCCGGCTGAACATTCAGTAGTGAACAAAgctgaaaacacaaaagaaaaaggatgtattttttaaaaccttacgTATTTTTACTCACAAATCAGAACAAAACTTTCTACCTGCAGCTTCTCGACTCCACGACCCCACCCCCTAACGAAGTCCTAACCCCGTTCTCTAGGCCGTCTTCCCTTTTCTTACGCGGAGATGCAGAAATGCCGCTTACAGGGCGCACGCAGCCCCCAGACCACGAGCGACGTGAGCCCCGAGACCACGCACCAGCCGCCGGAGAAACGCGCTTCCGAATCGAAGAGAGACATGCAGGGGACAGACCTGTTTAAATTTCCCTCTAATTCTGTCTAAGTCTTCGTGAAGTTTATCATACGTAGGGTCATCGTAAGGGAACTTCTGAATCATTCCAATCAACGATTCTAAGGCCTTCATCTTTTTGCTGTAAAGCacagaaataaagacttttagTCCCTTTTACATAATGGGCTCCGCTTATGTAACAGCTTTGCCGATCGCGTACTTGAAAGCGGTGGGCGTGGGAAGCGTGCCTGGGTTCAGAAGCCAGACGGTTAATTTCTCGCTACACTCAATAATATGTATTTACCTAGCCACGTGCTCTCGCCCACACCCCACACTCGCCATCGGGGTGTATGACGCTACGGAGAGACCTGTCTCCCGGCCAGGGAGCAAGCGCCCGCCACGACCACAGCAACCACGGCTTCTCTAGGTCACAGACGCGGGGACAGacaaaaccagacaagaaaaGAGTGCCGGGGCACGACCCAGCCTGCTCTGGGGCCTGGGATTTTCGGGACCTCGACACGTTCGCGCTCACAGCCCTGGCGAGTTGGGCGGCAAGTAAACCGGCAAGCCCCTCCCTCCCAAGGGCAGGAATCAGGGTCAGGGGTCCGGGTTCGGTCCCCTCTCCCGGCGAGACAAAGCTCTGCCGGGAGGCGGGGCGGCTGTGGGACGTGTCTGAGCCTCGGCGTCCTCGCCTGGAACACGCACACCTGCCGGCCGCATCACAGGCTTTCTGGGGCACAGTCATCTCCATAAAGCTCAGTACCCAGGACGGAGGGAAAGTACTGGACTCTGCAAGGGTTAAGTCTCTCCGCTTCCCCCGGACCCTGGAGGCCGGGGCCCACccccgggggctgggggagactGTTCACACGTGTGCACATTGAAACAACCATTTAAAACCTGTACtgacagggggcgcctggggggctcagtcagttaagcgtccgacttgggctcaggtcatggtcttgtggttcgtggcttcgagccccgcatcgggctctgtgctgacagctcagagcctacacagagcctgcttcggattctgggcctccctctctgtctctccctctcatgttctgcctctctctctctcaaaaataaataaaacattaaaaaaacttttaaattttttaaaatcatactgacataaaaatgcaaaaacctgcgggggcgcctgagtggctcagtgggttgagtacccaacttcggctcaggtcgtaatctcgcgattcatgggttcaagccccgcatcgggctctgtgccgacagctcagagcttggatcctgcttcggatcctgtgtctccccctccctctgcccctccccgactcatgctctgtttctctctcaaaaataaactaaaaaaatttcttttaagtgcAAAAACCTGGGAACCACAGCTCGGTGAGAAAGGCTTTTAGACTGTGTTTCAAAGAGCCCCTCCGGCTGTGCTGGTGCAGCAGGGGCGGCAGCGAGGGGGCTGCAAGGGCTTTCTCCTGACAAGGGGCTGCGTGCACGGCTTGaagaaattaggggcgcctgggtggctcggtgggttaagcgtcccactctcaatttcggctcaggtcatgacctcaaagttcgtgagttcgagccccacaccgggctctgcgctgacggtgcggagcctgctcgggattccccttctctctctgcccctcccctccacgcACAGGCTCAATCTCTcgctcccaaaataaataaactttaagaaaacaaaaaggaaggactCAGGAGCCcccatggggggcgggggcggcaggcCCTGGCTGTGGGACCCCTCCACACAGCGCGGCTCTCCTCCGGAAGCCAGCACGCGTcagagctggagagaaggggagactgaTAGAGAGCGCCAAGCGCTGCCTCTCCCCGTCCTGTCCTCTCGTGGACCAGACCCAGACGGAGAGCCAAGCTCAGCTGGGACTGCCTCCCAGGGGTGCCACAAGACGCCGACCGCTCGCTTCCCGACTGCTCCCGCAGTCCTCAGAGGaccatccctgccccccccccccaacccccggagAGGTGCCCCGGGCTAACTCCACATCCGGTCCACCCTGGGCTACTCATGGGGACTCAATGGAGGCAGCCCACCGCGGGCGATCTCGGCATCACCCACGGTCAGCCACCGGCATTCCTCTCCTCACATTCGGATATGGAGGCGGCCCAAATTCTAGAACTTCAAAGTTATTTCAAATGAGACAATGAGTCACTCCGACGGGGGAATGCCACCCTCCCTGCTCTGTTATCCACTGTCCTAGGGCCCCTCCCAGGCCAGGCAAAGCCACCAGACAACAGCATGACGCAGGGGCCCGCGAGCAGGAGGACAGCCAGACCACGGGTGCCTTTTGCCTTAAGGCTCGTTTCCAGCTTAGGGCAAAGACAGATGTGCAACGGGGCCGCGGGGGCTTGAGCAGGTAGCACACAGTAGGGAGCGTTTAAAAAGAGTACGAACGATACAAAACACGGCCAACGTTTACTAGGTGCCTCCAAGTGCCAGACTCAGGTCAAACATACTCAATGCCTTATCACACAGGCAGACCTAGCAGCTGCATCAAAAAAACTAATGACAACACAGTCACCATTCCTGAGCCCTGTTCACACCAAGAACATCCTACAGCGCTTATCAGAAGCCCAGGGGAAAGATGAGCAAGAAGATGTCATCAATTTGAACATTATCTTACTGGCCGGGTATCTAAGATTCCAGGAAAAGGCAGAGGGCGCCAAAAACTCCTCAGAAGTAATCAGAACCTTGCTCATCGAACACCAAAACCAGGGCCCGCACTCTCTATTTACCATTCCGTGTAAATATCGCGACAACATTCAAGTCTGGCCTGATTGTTTTTCCACTTTGGACATGAGGAGACGGACGCATTAACTGTCCAAAGTCACAGTGAGCTGTGGAACCAGGACTCCTGGTCCACatgctggaaaagaaagaaatcttcaaCTTTACCTGTCTTTCTCGGTGGCACAACCGTGCAGGAGACATCGCCAAGCGAAAGCAAACCCCTGATAGCACCCAATCTGtgaatttataaaaacatttaagagtgAAATGAATCAGCAACCAGCTACACTTGATCTAATCTTCACGCTCTCAAAACTCAAGGGGGGGACGGAGGGCAGTGGTGCCTCTTGCGCCACAGGTTCTGGAAGCATCTGCTGGGCCTCACGCAACGGAAGTCAAGAGGCCGAGCCATCAGCGGGGTGGCAGCCTCGCAAGAAGGCCCCACGGGCCCGGCACCCTGGGAGGCGTGTCCCGTGTGGTCCCCTCTAACCGCAGCAAGCCGGCCCACGCAGCCAGCAGAACGCGGAAGAGAAGGCAGCACACGGCTTCTGAATTTAGGCGTGACGGACAGCGTCGCTTCTGCCTTGCTGTCTCGGATCGCTCGCGCCAAGCGTCACCAGGACACTCGAGCAGCCTATGGGGAGGTCCACGTGGCCGGCACTGCGGTGTGAGCGAGCCatcctggaggggggggggggggggctcccggCCCCAGTCGAGCCTTCACATGGCTGTAGGCCTGGCTGATATCCTGACCCCAGCGCCATGCGGCCTGGAGCGAGAAGCACCCGGTCCCGCTGCTCCTGGGCTCCCGACCCTCAGAATGCGCGTGACATGATGAGCACGTGTTGTCTGCGGCCCACAGCGCCTGTGGGGATCAGCTTTACCGCAACAGACATCTAATGCAGTCATGACTGCCACTGGCTTGGCCATTTAGAGCCGGTCATCCGCCACGaagggcagaagagaaggaaaactatGGACTCCGTGGACTTTCAAGGGGAATGGAAACGGAATGCTGTCATAGGACACAAGGTAAGGACTCAGCTGGCTTAAGACACAGGGCGCCACTACGGGATACTCCGGCATAAACAGAGGCGACCGAGGACTTGTTTCCTCATTCCTCGGGCGGCAGTTTCATTGTCTTTATAAAGGCACACCTCAGAGACCCTGCAGGTTCGGTTCCAGACCGCCGCAACAGACGATGCTTTGCTTTCCCAGTGCATTTGCAAGTTATGTATTAACTTGTTATGCAAAACACGCTGTGCTGTATTACGTGTGCAATtgattttgccttaaaaaaaaaaaaaacaatgtacataccctaattaaaa from Panthera tigris isolate Pti1 chromosome D1, P.tigris_Pti1_mat1.1, whole genome shotgun sequence includes the following:
- the LTO1 gene encoding protein LTO1 homolog, with the protein product MAGSQDVFDAIVMADERFHGEGYQEGYEEGSSLGIIEGRRYGTLHGAKIGSEIGCYQGFAFAWRCLLHGCATEKDSKKMKALESLIGMIQKFPYDDPTYDKLHEDLDRIRGKFKQLCSLLNVQPDFKISAEGSGLSF